Proteins encoded in a region of the Anopheles aquasalis chromosome 2, idAnoAquaMG_Q_19, whole genome shotgun sequence genome:
- the LOC126574364 gene encoding ADP-ribose glycohydrolase OARD1-like has protein sequence MTLFKFITAHSIHRSLAVTRNPQRFCLELYRKDFPAGCSRTMTTTGASCVRETEGDLFGAPKDHSLAHCVAADLKMGGGIAVKFKQVFGKVDDLKAQMVGVGGVAVLYDPPRYVYYLVTKNSSYQKPTYADLRKSLEAMRQHMAANGVGKLAIPRIGCGIDGLEWDKVKEMLNSVFADGDIGKYEIVVYNFVPK, from the coding sequence ATGACACTTTTCAAGTTCATTACGGCACACAGTATCCACCGTTCGCTAGCCGTAACGAGAAATCCCCAACGGTTCTGCTTGGAACTCTATCGAAAGGACTTCCCGGCCGGTTGTTCGCgcaccatgacgacgacgggtgCCTCCTGTGTTCGCGAGACTGAAGGTGACCTGTTCGGTGCACCGAAAGATCACTCCCTGGCACACTGTGTAGCGGCCGATCTGAAGATGGGTGGAGGTATTGCGGTTAAGTTTAAGCAGGTATTCGGCAAGGTGGACGACCTGAAAGCGCAGATGGTCGGGGTCGGCGGGGTAGCGGTGTTATATGACCCACCACGGTACGTCTACTATCTCGTCACGAAAAACTCCTCCTACCAGAAGCCAACCTATGCCGACCTCCGCAAATCTTTGGAAGCGATGCGACAGCACATGGCGGCAAACGGCGTCGGTAAGCTGGCCATACCACGCATCGGATGTGGCATCGATGGGCTCGAGTGGGACAAGGTGAAGGAGATGCTGAACAGCGTGTTCGCTGACGGGGACATCGGCAAGTACGAAATTGTGGTCTACAATTTCGTTCCAAAATGA